The DNA window TAGATACGGTGCCCACGGTCATGGAATAGAGCACAATCACCGGCAATAAAATTGCCAGTGTCGCGAGCAGCCATGCCGAGGAAATACGTCGCAATTAGAAGTCCACGCCTTTGCGAGCCATAATGCCAGAGTTGTAGGCATGCTTGATCTCTTTGATTTCAGAGACAGTATCCGCCCAATCTGAGAGCGCAGAACCACCACCACGACCGGTCACTACTACTGACTGATTATCGGGGCGATTTTGCAACGCAGCCATAATCTGCTCTTCTTCAAGATACTTAAAGCTCAGCATATAGGTAAGCTCATCCAGCACCACCAAATGGTAGCTGTCGTCGGCAAGCATTTTTTCAGCTATAGCCCAGCTGGTTTTGGCCGCGGCAATATCACCGGAACGATCCTGAGTGTCCCAGGTAAAACCGGTACCCATCTGATGGAAAGTCACCTGAGGGCACTGATCGCGAACATAGAGCTCTTCACCGGACAGCTGCTCACCCTTAATAAACTGCACCACACCCACCTTGTAGCCATAACCCAGGGCGCGCATCACCATGCCAAAGGCAGAGCTGGATTTACCCTTGCCATTGCCGGTGAGTAAAATCGACACACCGCGCTCCGTGTTGGCAGCGGCAATTGAGGCGTCGACATTGTCTTTTAGCTTCTCCATCTTCTTCTGGTGAGACTGCTGCTTTTTATCCTGATTATCTGTCATGGTATTTTTAACTCTTTAACTAAATTTGCTTTAACGCCGCCGGCATACCTGCAGGCAGCGGATGGATTGTAGGGTGTAAGGCGTTGGCCATAATTTCTAAGGCATCCACCAGGCGTGGTCCGGGACGGCTAAAGTAAGCATTGCCATCAACCAGGTAGACCTGAGTGCCACTGCGTTGCTGTAATTCGGCGAAGCCCTCTGTTTTTAAGAACAGCTCCACATCTTGCATTGAGCGCTGAACATTAAATCCGCACAGGGCAATAAAAATAATATCGGGTTCTGCATCAATCAGATCCTGCCACTCGCGACGCTGAGACGGCTCGCGCTTATCGCCAAAAACTGGAATGCCACCAGCCAGATCAATAATTTCTGGGCTCCAGTGACCACCATCAAATAACGGATCGAGCCAGTCTAACAGAGCCACTCGGGGTTTGAAGGACAAAGGAATAGTCTCGGAGCGCCCAGCCACTTCATCTATACGCCCACGGAGCTCGGCAGCATAGCTTTTACCCTGCTCTAGCCTATTGGCCGCCTCAGCCAACAGAGTCACAGTCTCGAGAACATCGTCGAGACAGATCGGCTCAAGATTGATCACCTGGGGATTCCCCGGCAAGCTGCCAATAGCTTTGGCCACATCGTTCCCGGACACCGCGCAAACATCGCAGAGGGCCTGGGTAACAATCAAATCCGGAGCCAGATCTATCAATGTTTCCATAATCAGATCGTAGAGCGCCTGATCATTTTTTAACTGGTCGGTAACCAGCCTGTCGATTTCATCGCTGCTCAGTCCTTCGGGAATCCTTGAGCTAGTAAGAATCGGCAGACCCACCACAGAAGGGGGATAGTCACATTCGTGAGAGACACCGACCAGCTGCTCCCGCAGACCTAGGCCGCAGACCAGTTCGGTAGCACTGGGCAGTAACGAGACTATTTTCACGGGCCTTCCTCCAAAAGCAAATCAGCATAGACAAAGCCGTCGCGCTTAACCACCTCACCGCCAACCACGGCAATGGGCTTGCTAAACATAGGGCCATCCCAGGCGAAGGTGTGGAACTCGCCATTCTCACCGCAGGGGTCAACATTTTTTGCCAAGTTCTCAAGTAATTGAGTGGAGAATTGAGCGCCGGCAAAATGCTCGGGCATCACCCGTGGATCAAGGCAGGTAATCGCTGCTTTAAGGCCCCCTGCAATCATCTGTCGTGCAAGCTGATCAGTGGGAATTTGCCACAGGGGAAACAGCAATTCTAGGCCAGTGCCCCGCATCTTCGACTCGCGATAGTTGCGAATATCTTCCAAATAGAGATCACCAAAGGCCACGGCATCTATTTGCAACTGAATTCGGGCATTGTCCAGGGCAGCGCCCATAAGGCTTTCATAGTCCTCATTGGAACAGGGCCAGGGCAGTGGGATTTCAATCAGGGGCAATCCTGCAGCCTCTGCCTGTAAGCGCAGCAACTGTTGGCGCACGCCGTGGATCGCTGAGCGATTAAACTCCCCGTTAAAGGTGGTGAGCAAGCCCACCACCTCAACCGTTGGATCCCGCTGCAATTGATACAGAGTCCAAGCCGAGTCTTTGCCACTGCTCCATGACAGCAGCACGCGCTTGATCCCTGTAGAGGCTGAAAGAGTCATTTATAAACTAAAGCGCAGACCGAGACTGGCGCCGAATCCCAGAGTTTGATAGCTAAAGACTTCCTCATAGGCTTCATCAAACAGGTTATCTAAACGGAGATAGACAACGAGCTTTTCAGTAGCACTGAAGTTAGCGTTAAGATTGACCAAGGTATAACTGTCTAAAGCCACAATATTGGGGAATACCACATCAGTTTGAGATCCATTGTGCTGCACATTGGCATTAATTTGCAGACTGTCCATTGCCTGCCAAGCCAAGTTTAAACTCGCCATATGGCGGGCACGACGGACTTCATCGATATAGGCATGCTCTTCCTCATCCCACTCAACAGAATCGGTGTAGGTGTATGCAGCATTTAAAGAAAGACTGTTACTCATAGTTCCAATAGCAGTCAACTCAATACCCTGGCGCTGACTCTTGCCGTTTTTATTAGTAGAGGTGAACCCAAATGTCACTGGATCGACAGCAGAGCCATTAATTTCATTTTTAAGCTCAGTGTCAAATAGTGTCGCGGATAAAGTCAGACTG is part of the SAR92 clade bacterium H455 genome and encodes:
- a CDS encoding adenine nucleotide alpha hydrolase, whose translation is MTLSASTGIKRVLLSWSSGKDSAWTLYQLQRDPTVEVVGLLTTFNGEFNRSAIHGVRQQLLRLQAEAAGLPLIEIPLPWPCSNEDYESLMGAALDNARIQLQIDAVAFGDLYLEDIRNYRESKMRGTGLELLFPLWQIPTDQLARQMIAGGLKAAITCLDPRVMPEHFAGAQFSTQLLENLAKNVDPCGENGEFHTFAWDGPMFSKPIAVVGGEVVKRDGFVYADLLLEEGP
- a CDS encoding cobalamin-binding protein, whose product is MKIVSLLPSATELVCGLGLREQLVGVSHECDYPPSVVGLPILTSSRIPEGLSSDEIDRLVTDQLKNDQALYDLIMETLIDLAPDLIVTQALCDVCAVSGNDVAKAIGSLPGNPQVINLEPICLDDVLETVTLLAEAANRLEQGKSYAAELRGRIDEVAGRSETIPLSFKPRVALLDWLDPLFDGGHWSPEIIDLAGGIPVFGDKREPSQRREWQDLIDAEPDIIFIALCGFNVQRSMQDVELFLKTEGFAELQQRSGTQVYLVDGNAYFSRPGPRLVDALEIMANALHPTIHPLPAGMPAALKQI
- the cobO gene encoding cob(I)yrinic acid a,c-diamide adenosyltransferase — protein: MTDNQDKKQQSHQKKMEKLKDNVDASIAAANTERGVSILLTGNGKGKSSSAFGMVMRALGYGYKVGVVQFIKGEQLSGEELYVRDQCPQVTFHQMGTGFTWDTQDRSGDIAAAKTSWAIAEKMLADDSYHLVVLDELTYMLSFKYLEEEQIMAALQNRPDNQSVVVTGRGGGSALSDWADTVSEIKEIKHAYNSGIMARKGVDF